CAGCGCCCGCGCCTTGGGGTGCGTCTCGCCGCGCAGCAGCGGGGCCAGGGCCGCGTCCAGGGTGGGCGCGTGACGCAGGGTGCCGTAGACCAGATGGGTCGCCAGGCCGGAGTCGCGGGCGGGCAGCCGGGCCGCCTCCAGCGCCGCGTCGAGGGCCGGGGCCGCGAAGGTCTCGCCCGCCAGCACGCGCGTCAGCACCCGCACGGCCAGCGCGCGGGCCGGATTGTAGGTCGGGCGGGAGGCAGTCACCGGGGCAGGATACGGGACGGGGCGGCGGGCCACAGCGGGAGAGCGCCTCAGCCTCAGCCGCGCTGCCCGGTCACCCGTTCGGCGGGCGCGGGCCGCAGCTGAGGCCGGGCCAGCAGCAGCCACCCCAGCAGGGCCAGCAGCACGCCGCCGCTGAGCAGGTACGGCGCCGCGTGCCCGGCGCCCTGGTACAGCCCGGTGCCCAGCAGCGGCCCGGTCATGCGGCCCAGGGCCAGCGCGCTGCTGTTCAGGCCCGCGACGGCGCCCTGCTGGTCCGGTCCCGCGCTCAGCGAGAGGGCCGCGCTGAGGCTGGGGCCGAGCACGGCGCTCCCGACCCCGATCACCCCCAGCGCGGCGGTGATGCCCCAGGAGGTCTGCCCCAGCGGCAACAGGAACATTCCCGCGCCCATCACCAGCAGCCCGGCCATGATCAGCGGGCCGGGGGCGAACTTGCGGCTCAGGGGCCGCATCGCCCCGCCCTGCACGGCGGCGGCCAGCAGGCCGAAGACAGCGAGCATCCCCCCGACCGTGCGCGCCGTCTCACCCGCGTCCAGCCGCAGGGTGTCTTGCACGTAAAACCCGATGGTCTGCTCCATGCCCACGCTGGCGAGCGTGTACAGGGCGCTCACGGCCAGAAACAGCCCGATCAGCGGCGAACGCAGCAGCGTGCGGCGTTCGCCGCTGGGAGCCGGAGCCGCGTCGGCGCGCCGGGTCTCAGGCAAGACCCGCCAGGCGGCCAGGGCGGTGAGCAGCCCCAGGCCCGCGCTGAAGAAGATCGGCACCGTCAGCCCGAACCCCGAGAGCAGCGCCCCCAGCGCCGGGCCGAACACCACGCCCAGCCCGAACGCCGCCCCGATCAGCCCCAGCGCGGCGGCGCGGTCTTGTTCGGAGCTGAGGTCGGCCATCATCGCCTGGGCCGTGGGGAGGGTCGCGCTCGACAGCAGGCCGCCCAACAGCCGCGAGGCCACCAGCAGCGCGAAGAGGGTCCCCCCCGCCAGCACCCCCTGCATGCCCAGCAGCGCCAGCCCCCCGAACAGCCCGAAACTCAGCGAGAAGCCCACCAGACCCAGCAGCAAGACCGGCTTGCGCCCCACCCGCTCGCTGCGGCTGCCCCACACGGGCGAGAACACGAACTGCGCCAGGCTGTAGGCGGTCGAGAACCACCCGATCTGCGTCTCGGTCAGGCCCAGTTCCCGCCCCAGCGGCGCGATGATCGGAAACAGCACGCTCAGGCCCAGCATGGCGATGAAGATGGTCAGGAACAGCAGCAGCTTGGGACTGAGCGGGCCGCGTGAGGGGGCGGGAGCGGCGGTCATACCCGTCACTCTAGCACGCCGCCTGACCGCTCGGTCAGTCCTCTGTCCTGTCTTCTGGGGCGAGACGTAACCCGGGATTTCCAGGGCGGCGCCTCCACCCCGACGTTTTCTTGAAGCGAGTCCAACAAGATGATCTTTTCCTGACATGGACGTTAAAAAAGTCCTGCGCCCAGGCTGTTGTCAAGGGGTGGTCAGGTTGCCTATACTGTGGAGGCCACTGAACTGACTCCCGCTCCGGCTGCTGCGCCGGGACAGGACGGGTCGACACCCCGGGGAGTCGGTGCGGCCGCTTGCCTGAGGCTTGCGGGTGCAGCTTGGTTTCAGCGGCTGTTCACGACCGTCCACCATCTGGAAGCGGTTCAACCGCCCCTAAGAGGAGTCCGCATGAAAAAAGCTCTGACCATTCTGTCTCTCGCCCTGCTGGGCAACGCCAGCGCCGCCACCATCACGGTCTGGACGCACTTCGGCAGCGGCGAGCTGACCTGGCTCAAGGACCAGGCCGCCGACTTCAAGAAGAAGACCGGTCACACCGTCAACCTCGTCAGCGTGCCTTTTGACAACATCCCTGACAAGATGATCCAGAGCGCGCCCAAGGGCCAGGGACCGGACCTCGTCGTGACCCTGCCCCAGGACCGCCTGGGCCAGCTGGCGGCGGCGGGCGTGATTGAGCCGATGGACAAGTACGTGACCAGCCGCAGCGACCTGGACCGCACGGCCCTGAGCGCGATGACCTACAAGGGCAAGCTGTTCGGCCTGCCGATGTTTGCCGAGTCGGTCGCCCTGGTCTACAACAAGAAGCTGGTGCCCACGGCCCCCACCACCTGGAACGCCTTCCTGAGCACCGCGCAGAAGAACACCGGCAACGGCCGCTTCGGCTTCCTGATGGACCTGGGCAACGCCTACCAGAACTACGGCTTTATCAGCGCGTACGGCGGGTACGTGTTCAAGAACAGCGGCGGCACCCTGAACACCAAGGACGTCGGTCTGGCCAACGCGGGCGCGGACAAGGCCGCCGGGTTCATGAACGACCTGCGCTACAAGTACAACCTGGTGCCCGAGGGCGTGGACGGCGGCGCTGCCAAGAGCGCGTTCGTGGACGGCCGCCTCGCCATGCTGCTGACCGGTCCCTGGGACATGAGCGACATCAAGAAGGCGGGCATCAACTACGGGATCGCCACCTTCCCGACCCCTCCCGGCGCGAGCGGCAAGTGGAGTCCTTTCGTGGGCGTGCAGGGCGCCATGCTCAGCGCCTACAGCAAGAACAAGGCCGTGGCCGCGCAGTTTGCCCGCTCGATCGTGACTGGCGACGCGCAGGTGGCCTTTAACAAGGCGGGCGGGCGCATTCCGGTCAGCCTGAGCGCGCGCACCAAGCTCAAGAGTGACCCGGTGGTCGCGGGCTTCAGCAAGACCATCAGCGCGGGCACCCCGATGCCCAACGTGGTCGAGATGGGCGCGGTGTGGGGTCCCTGGACCAACGCGGTGGCGCAGAGCGTGCAGCGCCCCAACCAGAACTACACCCAGATTCTCGACAAGGCCGTGCAGGAAATCAACAGCGCCATCAAGTGATGATGGCGAGGAGAGGGGCGGGCAGCACCAGCCCCCTCTCTGACGCGGTGGACGGGCCTGGCGGCTCGTTCACCGCGTTTTTGTTTCGGCCAGCGCTGGCCTATGCTGCGGCCAGCCGGGGTTTTCTTCCCTCGCCCGCGTCTGGCGGCCCCGGCCCCCGACTCCCCCACCCGCTTCACCCTGTCCGAGGAGGCCTGCCCCGCTTATGACCGCGACCCTGCCCCGTTCTCCGCGTTCCGCCGCGCCGCCCGACGGCGCTCGCGGCTTTCTCCTGGCCATTCTCGTGCTGCTGGTGCTGCTGGGCGGCGCGGTGCTGGTGGGCTGGCTGCTGTCGGGCCTCACGGCCCGCGCGCTGCCAGAGGCGCCCCCCTACCTGATTCTGGTCTACACCCTGGGCGCCCTGATTCTGGGGATGCCCGTGGTCGCGCGGCTCTTTCCCTGGATGGTCAACTGGTACTACCTGGTGCCCGCGCTGGTGTTTCTGGCGGCCTTCACGGTGCTGCCCATCGTGCTGACGGTGAACTACGCCTTTACCAACTACAGCGGCCAGAACAGCGGCAACCCCGACTCGGGCGTGCGGACGGAAGTGGCCCTGAGCGCCGACCGCCGCACCGTGGAACTGGCCGAGCTGCCGGAGGGGGACAACGTCGCCGAGTACCTGCGCTGCGCGGCGCCGAACTGCGCGGGCGACACGCTGGTGCTGTACGACGAGGACGCCTCGGTGCCGGTGCGCGCCGAGATCGCCCGGGCCGGGGGCACCACCGTGACCCTGGCCGCGCCGGTCGCCGCGAGTTTCCAGCCGGTCAGCGCGACCCGGCTCAACCGCTACGAGTACGTCGGGCTGGCGAACTTCCGCGAGATCTTCGCCCGGGCCTCCAGCGCCCTGTGGCCGGTCTTTCTCTGGACCCTGGTGTTCGCCTTTTCGACGGTGGTGATCAACGCCATCGCGGGGCTGATCCTGGGCATCTTGCTGTACAACAAGCGGCTCAAGGGCCGCAACATCTACCGCACCCTGCTCTTTTTGCCGTGGGCGATTCCCGCCGTCATCAGCGTGCAGATGTGGGGCGCGCTGCTCAACCAGCAGTTCGGCATCGTGAACAAGTCGCTGGGCCTCTTGGGGCTGGCCGCCGTGCCCTGGCTGACCGACCCGCTGTGGGCCAAGATCAGCGTCATCTTGGTGAACCTGTGGCTGGGCTTTCCGTACATGATGACGGCGACCATCAGCGCGCTGGCGACCATCAACGACGACCTGTACGAGGCCGCCAGCATCGACGGGGCCAGCCGCTGGCAGCAGATTCAGGCGATCACGCTGCCGCTGCTGCGCAACTCGTTCACGCCGATCTTGCTCTCGGGGTTCGCCTTTAACTTCAACAACTTCGGCGTGATCTACCTGCTCACCACGACCGCGCCCGGCGGACCGGGCGGGCCGCCCGTGGAAGGCCAGGACGCCATCGCCGGGGCGACCGACATCCTGCTGACCTGGGGCTACAAGACAGCGTTCGCGTCGCAGGGCGGGCAGAACTACGCGCTGGCCAGCGCCATCGCCCTGATCATCTTCTTTCTCACGCTGGCGATCAGCCTGGTGAACTTCAGGGCCGCCGGCGTCTTCAAGGAGGCCCGCCGATGACGACCGCGCCGCAACCTCCCCGCTCCGGCACCCAGGCGCTGCCGCCCGGCGGCTATGTCCACCGGGAACCCGGGCCGCTGCGGCGCGCCCTGCCCTGGCTGGGCCTGGCCGCCCTGGCCGTGGGTTTCGTGGTGCTGGGGTATTTCCTGGTGCAGAGTATGCAGGGGCGCCAGCGCAGCTTCTCGATCTACTACGTGGAACAGGGCTGGCTGCGGTTCTTGCTGTTCTTGCTGGCGGCCAGCGGTGTGCTGGCCCTGACCAGCCTGATCGGGCAGCGGCTCGGGCAGGCGCGCACCGGCCGCAAGATCAGTTACGCGGCGGTGCTGGGCGACCAGCTCACCCACCTCTTTCTGATTCTGGTCGTGCTGGTCGCCGTCTACCCGCTGGTATACGTCTTGATCGCCGCCTTCGATCCGCGCAACAGCCTCTTCGCGTTTCCGGACTTCGAGAATCCCAACATCCTCTACCGTTCGGGCCTGCTGCCCAATCTGGACGTGCTGAGCCTGGAAAACTTCACGCGGCTGTTCGCGGGCCTGACGGTGCCCGGGTGGCAGGTCGCGCTGGCGGCGCTGGGGGGCGCGGCGCTGGCGGCGCTGCTGCTGCTGGCGCTGGTGGCCCGCCTGGGCCGCGAGAGCGCCGGGCTGGCGCGGGCGCGGGGCTGGGCGATGGGGCTGCTGATCGCCGCCGTGGCGCTGCTGGTCGCCTTCGTGGTTCCGGCGCAGTTTACCGGCGCCGACAACGAGAGCAAGTTCTTGCTGTCGGTCCGCAACACCATGCTGGTCTCGGGCCTGACCGGCCTGCTGGCGATCCTGCTCTCCACGACCGCCGGGTACGCGATGGCGCGGCTGCGCTTTTCGGGCCGCTTCCAGATGCTGCTGTTTTTCATCTTTATCCAGATGTTCCCGGTCTTCCTGGCGCTCGTCGCGGTGTACACCCTGATGGTGCTGCTGGGCCTGACCAACACCTTTACCGGGTTGATCCTGGCGTACTCGGGGGGTGCGATCGCCTTTAACACCTGGATTTTCAAGGGCTACGTGGAGTCGCTGCCCGAATCGCTGGAGGAAGCGGCGATGGTGGACGGCGCGACCCGCTGGCAGACCTTCCTGCGGGTGGTGCTGCCCCTTTCCGGGGGCATGCTGGCCTTTATCTTCCTGAATCAGTTTATCGGCACCTACGCCGAATTTATCCTGGCCAACGTGCTGCTCACCGGCGTCGAGAAATGGACCGTCGGCGTGATGCTGCTGAGCTTTACCCAGGGCCAGTTCTCGACCAAGTGGGGCGTTTTCGCGGCGGCCGCCACGCTGGGCGCGCTGCCGATCATCGCGCTGTTCTACGGCTTCCAGCGCTACTTCGTGGGCGGCACGCTCGCGGGCGGCGTCAAGGAGTAAGGAATAAGGAGTCAGGCTTTCGCCCCTGCTCCTCCCGCGTCAGAGGCCCCCGGTTACGCGCCGGGGGCCTCTTCGCGGTCCGGGCCGCTTACGGGTTGGCCTGCCGCCACGCCCGCGTCAGGTCCCGCGCCTGCACCCGCCCCAGCGCGCCCAGCGCCGCCTCGAAGGCCTGGCCTGTGCGCCGCTCGGAGTGAATGTCGTTCCACGAGGAGGCGAAAGCGGGGGAGGCCGCACCTCCGCCGCCCCCCGCCAAGCCGACCCGCAGACCCATGACGTAGCTGTAGGCCGGGTCCCCGAAGCCGATATAGGTCCGGGAATCGAGATAGCGCACCTCGACGCTCAGGCGCGTGGCGCCCCGGTGCTGGCGGCAGGAGGCGCGGACCTCGTGGCGCACCCGGCCCTCCCGCAGCGCGCCCAGCAGCGCCGCGTACAGCGCCGGGCGCAGGCGGCTCGCCTGACGCTGCCGGGCGGCGGGCACACCCACAAACGTCACGGCCGCCGAGGACGGGTCCAGGCACAGCACCGCGCCGCGCAGCTGAACCCCGGCGCTCTCGCCGTGGGCGGCGGCCCAGGTCCCCCCCAGCGCGGCCCCCAGCAGGCCCGCCGCCAGCATCCAGCGGTGAGCGGTCACCCGCCCGCCACCTGCGGCTGTCTCTGACCTCTCCCGGCGCATGGATTCAGCCTACCGCAAGCCCCGGAAGGCCGTGAGGGTGCCCCGCGCCTCGCCAGGTCCGGGAGCGGCAGAGCACGGGTCACGGGTTCCCGGCGCAGGCGAGGAGTAGGCTACCCGGCGTGACTCGCCCGTCCCGCCGCTTCTGGATGGACCGCTTCCGGCCTCCCCAGCTGATCGCCCTGTCCTTTGCCGCCGCGATCCTGATCGGTACCCTGATTCTGGAGTCGCCCTTCACGCACGAGCCGGGTGTCCGGGTCACCTTGTTGCAGGCGCTGTTCACGGCGACCAGCGCGACCTGCGTCACTGGCCTCAACGTGCTCGATCCGGGCGGCACCTTCAACCGGGCGGGCGAGTGGACCCTGCTGCTGCTGATTCAGCTGGGCGGGCTGGGGCTGCTGACCTTCGGGACCCTCTTCGCCTCGCTGCGCGGGCAGCGGGTGGGGGTCGAGGAGCGGCTGCGGGTGGCCCAGCAGGTCAATGTCACCGAGTTCGCCAGCGTCACGCGGGTCGTGCGCGGCATCTTCGCCTTCACGCTGGTCTCGGAGCTGGTCGGCACCCTGCTGCTGATGTGGCGCTTCGTGCCGGCCGAGGGCTGGGGCAAGGGAACCTTTTCCGCCCTGTTTCATTCGGTGAGCGCGTTCAACAACGCGGGCTTCGGCCTGTATCCCGACAACCTGATTTCCTTCGCGCAGGATCCGCTGGTGCTGCTGACCACCAGCGCCCTGTTTATCCTGGGCGGGCTGGGGTATCTGGTGCTGCTGAGCCTGTCTCTGTATGCCGCCGCGCCGCGCCGCCATCCGCTCGCGCTCAACACCCGCATCATCGTGTGGACCACGCTGGGGCTGATCGCGGTCGGGGCGGCGACCGTCACGGCGCTGGAGTGGAACAACCCCGGCACGCTGGGGCCGCTGGGCACCGCCGGCAAGCTGCTGAGCGGCTACTACCAGGGCGTCTCGCCGCGCACGGCAGGCTTCAACTCGGTGGACTACGGGGCGATGCTGCCGGGCAGCCTCTTTGTCACCATGCTGCTGATGTTCGTGGGCGGCAGCCCCGGCTCGACGGCGGGGGGCATCAAGACCACCACCTTTTACGTGCTGCTCTCCAGCGTGTGGGCCAGCGTGCGCGGACAGGCCGAGAACAACGTCTTCGGGCGGCGCATCGAGTTCGACTACGTGCTGCGGGCCAGTGTGGTCGCGGCGCTGAGCCTGGTCGTGGTGACGGGCGGCGTCTTCTTGCTGCTGGTCACCAATCCCCAGCTCCCCTTCGTCAACCTGGCTTTCGAGGGCTTTTCCGCCTTCGGCACCGTCGGCCTCTCGATGAACACCACCCCCCAGCTCAATGTGGCCGGGCAACTGATCGTGATCGCGCTGATGTACCTGGGCCGCATCGGGCCGCTGACCTTCGCCATCGCCTTTGCCCAGCAGGGCCGCCTGGGCGTGCGCTACCCGGCCGACAAATCCATCCTGATCGGCTGAGCCGGGGAGGGCCGCCGGCGCCTCGGCGTCTCAGCGTCCGGGCGCGGCCGGGACCTCGCCGCTGGCCTGGGCGGCCCGGCGGACCAGCGGCAAGATGGTCAGGCCCTGCACGGCGATGGTGAACAGCACGACGGCGTAGGTGGCGGTCACGAGGTGGGTGCGGGCCGGATGGTCCGGCAGCCCCAGCGCGAGGCTGATGGCGATGCCGCCCCGCAGTCCTCCCCAGGTCAGCAGCCGCACCGTGTAGGGACCGTATCCGTCACGCGCCCGCACCAGCGCGAACGGCAGCGCCACACTGATCCAGCGGGCCGCCAGCGCCAGAGCGATCAGCCCCGCGCTGGCGATCAGTTGCCGCCCGGTGGTTTCGGTGAGCAGCACGTCCAGCCCGATAAAGGCGAACAGCAGGATGTTGAGCACCTGATCGACCGTCTCCCAGAAGCCCTCGATATGGGCGCGGGTCTCCTGACCGAACGCCGCGTCCTTGGTGGCCGAGATGACCAGCCCCGCGACCACCATCGCCAGCGGCCCGCTGACCCCCAGCGCGGTCGCCGCGACGTAGCCGCCGATCACCAGCGCGAGCGTGAGCAGCACCTCCACCGCGTGCTGCTCGATGCTGCGCAGCAAGGCGTACCCCACTCCCCCCAGCAGCCCCCCGAACAGCAGGCCCCCCAGCGCCTCGCGCACGAAGAGGGTGAGTGCGCCCACCACCCCCGGCTCGGCGTGGCTGCCCCCGATCCCGGCCAGCCCCGCCAGCACCAGAAAGATCACGACGCCCACCCCGTCATTAAAGAGGCTCTCGCCCGCGATCAGGGTCTCGATGCGGGCGGGGACCCTGGCCCGCTTCAGCAGGTCGAGCACCGCGACCGGGTCGGTCGGGCTGATCAGGGCACCGAACAGCAGCGCCCACACCAGCGGCACGTCCAGCCCCACCAGCCCGAACAGGAAGTGCGCCCCGAAGCCGATCAGTCCGGTGCTGATCAGGGTGCTCAGCAGCGCCAGCGTCAGGATGCTGACCCGCTGCCGCACCAGCTGCCGGGCGTTGAGGCCCAGCGCCCCCGCGAACAGCAGAATGCTGAGAATTCCGTTCAGGACGAAGTCGGTAAAATCCAGGGTTTCCAGCAACCCCGCCGCCCAGCCGCGCAGGCCCGGTACCCCCAGCGCGTCGAGCGCGATCAAGCCGATGCTCGCCACCGCGCCCGCCAGCGTCACGCCCACTGTGGTCGGGAAGTGCCAGAACCGCTCGTTGAGGTACGCCAGCCCAGCAGTCACACACAGCAGCACGGCGAACGCGGTCAACATGTGCCCACTCTAGAGACTGGAGCCTGAAACGTGGACCCTCAGACAGCGGCGGCGCCTGCCGGGCACAGCTCGTAGAGCGAGTAGCCGATCTGCATCAGCACGACCGGCATCAGCGGCTGGATCAGCCCGCGCGACTCGAGCTGCATGATCGCCTCGGCGTCCACCGGCACACCCCCCAGCCGGTAGGCGGGCACCACCGGGTTGCCGTCGGGGCAGACACGTTCCAGAACCGTTCCGGCCCTCATGCGGGCCAGGACGCGGCACTGTTCGGGCGTCAGGGTCATGCCCCACGATAGGAGGCGGCGTCTGACGGTGATCTTAAAACGCCTGAGAAATGAACCCTCCCCCAAGCCTCTCGCCCCAGGTGAGCGGACCATGCGGCCACGCTGAGGTGTTGCGGCGCGCGGGGGCAGCCCCGGGCGGGGTCAATCGCCTGGACTCACGAACTGCTCCTGGAGCAGCCGCAGCAGGTCCAGCCCCTGCTCACGGGTGAGGGTCAACTCCTGCGCCCCGACTCCGTAGCGGTCCACGGAGAGGTAGAGGCCGTCGCGGGTGGGGCAGACGTGCAGGCGGCCAGCTTGCGTCCGGTAGGAGGTCAGCGGAGGAAGCGGATCGAGGATGGTCATGCGTGACACGCAAACTAGGATTCCGGGTCTGACGTGGCCCTGACTGGGCCGCCCCCCGCTGTACGAAACGCCCCAGTCCCAACCGCCGAGTTAACGACTGGAAAGCAAAAAGAAGCGCCCTCCAGGAGGGCGCGTGGTGGTAGAACCGAGGGGATTTGAACCCCTGACCCCTACCGTGTCAAGGTAGTGCTCTACCCCTGAGCTACGGTTCTCCATGCAGGTCGTCTGCGGGGTAAATGTTGGAGGCGCTGACCGGACTCGAACCGGTGGTGGAGGTTTTGCAGACCTCTGCCTTACCACTTGGCTACAGCGCCGTTGCCTTCGCCGTGGGGCGGCTGGAGGGTCCGTCCTCTCCCAGCGGAGGGAATGTTAGCACGCACTTTTCAGGCTGTAAAGGTGGGGCGGCCGAGCCGGAAGCAGGGGCGGGGGCGTAGAGTTGAGGCTGTCATGAACAGACTGTGGCTGGCTGGCCTGGGAGCGCTGCTGCTGGGCGCGTGTGCGCTCTTGCCGGGTTCCGCGAATCCCCCCGCGAACCCGTTCGTGCAGGGGCGGACCCTGAACATCGCGCACCAGGGGGGCGAGGGGCTGCGGCCCAGCAATACGCTGCTCGCCTACCGCAACGCCGCCTCGCTGGGGGCCGACATGCTGGAGATGGACATGCACGCCACCCGCGACGGCGTGCTGGTGCTCTCGCACGACGCGGCGCTCGACCGCCTGACCAACGTGCGCGGCCGCATCCCGGAGCTGACGCTGGCGCAGGTGCGGGCCGCCGACGCGGGGTACGCCTTCTCGCTCGACGGCGGGCGCACCTTTCCTTTCCGGGGCCAGGGGGTGCAGGTCGCGCAGCTCTCGGAGGTGCTGAGCGCCTTTCCGGCCCTGCCCATGATCATCGAGATCAAGCAGGCCTCGCCCAGCCTCGCCGCGCCGTTTTGCCGGGCGCTGAGAGACGCGGGGGCGACCCGGCGGGTGATCGCCGCGAGCTTCAGCGACGTGGCCCTGAACGAGTTCCGCGCCGCCTGCCCCGAAGTCATGACCAGCATGACCGAGCGCGAGCTGAGGCCCCTGGTGCTGCTGAGCAAAGTTGGCCTGGCGCGGCTGGCACCCGTACGGGGCCGCGCCGCCCAGGTGCCGGTGCGCGCGGGCCGCATTGAGGTGGTCACGCCGGGCTTCGTGCGGGCGATGCAGGCGCGCGGGGTCGCCGTGCAGGTCTGGACCGTCAACGACCCGGCCGAGATGCGCCGCCTGATCCGCCTGGGGGTGGACGGCATCATCACCGACCGGCCCGACCTGCTGGAAGAAGTGCTGACCAGGGAAGCGCAGGGGCGGTGAAGGAAGCCGCGCCCCCGTTGCCCTCCCAGGATGGTCAGGGGCAGGACCGCCCCCAGATCAGCGGTTCACGAAGTCGCGCACCTGGGCATAGACCGTGCTGCTCTGGTAAAGCTGGCTGTGGGTCAGGCAGGCGGTCTGGGTGTTCGCGGCGCCGCTGAGGAGCACGCTCTGATCCGGGTTGATGATCTCGTCGCACGGGGACCACCAGGTGCCGTAGCGGGACACGCCGGGGGTCTCGTCGGGGCTGTTGAGCGCCGTCAGGAAACTGGACCCCTGGCGCATCTCCACGCAGGAGGCGTCAAGGCAGGCGAGGGCGAAATCGGTGCCGTGGTTGGGACCCCCCAGCGAGACCCAGGCGTCCACCTTCACGTCGCCGCCGAGATTCTTGAGGTAGTAGCGCGAGGACAGCCCGCCCATCGAGTGGGTGATCACGTCGACGCGGGCGGCCCCGGTCTGGGTCAGAATCTCGTCGACCTTCTGCCGGATCAGGTCGGCGGTCACCGCGTTGGACTGCCGGGTGTCGTAGCTCCAGGCGAACAGCCCCGCGTCGGTCCAGCCGTCGCGCTTGAAGTTGCCGACCATCGTGGTCCAGACCGATCCGCTGGAGTTGTAGCCGTGGACAAACAGGATGGGGTCGCGCGTCGGCGCAGGAGCCGGGGCCTTGCGCGCCTGGGCCTGCAAGCCCGCCGCCGGGCCGGGCGGGGTCGTGCCTCCACAGGCCGTGAGCAACGCTGCCGAACCGGCCATCAGGGCCGCCACCTTCCAGAATCGGGTCATCAAAGACTCCTTGCAGGACTGCTGTGGATTTTGAAGATGGCCCAGCGTAGCGGGCTAGGGCACTGGGTTCAAGCTGCTGGGACAGCAAGAGGCCGCCCCCACCCCTCGGGGATGGCCCAGATCGGTTGAACCCAGAGAACTCAGGCGCGGGTGCGGACGCGCTCCTGCAACTCGGCGAGCAGCGCCGAGAAATCCACGCCCTTGCGCTCCCGGTGGCCTTCCGGGGTGCGTTCACGCACGCTGACCTCGCGCCGCGCCTCTTCCTGATCCCCGACGATCAGCATCACCGGGATCTTGGAGAGTTCCGCCGTGCGGACCTTGGCGTTCATGCGGTTGGCGGAATCGTCCACTTCGGCCCGCATTCCGGCGGCCTTGAACTCGTTGGCGAGTGTCTCGGCATAGGGAATGTGGCGGTCGGCGATGGGGATGATCATGACCTGCCGGGGCGCGAGCCACAGCGGGAAGTCGCCGCCGTAGTGCTCGATCAGGATGCCCACGAAGCGCTCCAGGCTGCCGAAGGGCGCACGGTGGATCATCACCGGGCGGTGGTCCTGACCGTCTTCCCCCGTGTAGGAGATGTCGAAGCGTTCGGGCAGGTTGTAGTCCACCTGAATGGTCCCGAGCTGCCACTCACGGCCCAGCACGT
The sequence above is a segment of the Deinococcus budaensis genome. Coding sequences within it:
- a CDS encoding MFS transporter, which produces MTAAPAPSRGPLSPKLLLFLTIFIAMLGLSVLFPIIAPLGRELGLTETQIGWFSTAYSLAQFVFSPVWGSRSERVGRKPVLLLGLVGFSLSFGLFGGLALLGMQGVLAGGTLFALLVASRLLGGLLSSATLPTAQAMMADLSSEQDRAAALGLIGAAFGLGVVFGPALGALLSGFGLTVPIFFSAGLGLLTALAAWRVLPETRRADAAPAPSGERRTLLRSPLIGLFLAVSALYTLASVGMEQTIGFYVQDTLRLDAGETARTVGGMLAVFGLLAAAVQGGAMRPLSRKFAPGPLIMAGLLVMGAGMFLLPLGQTSWGITAALGVIGVGSAVLGPSLSAALSLSAGPDQQGAVAGLNSSALALGRMTGPLLGTGLYQGAGHAAPYLLSGGVLLALLGWLLLARPQLRPAPAERVTGQRG
- a CDS encoding maltose ABC transporter substrate-binding protein, with amino-acid sequence MKKALTILSLALLGNASAATITVWTHFGSGELTWLKDQAADFKKKTGHTVNLVSVPFDNIPDKMIQSAPKGQGPDLVVTLPQDRLGQLAAAGVIEPMDKYVTSRSDLDRTALSAMTYKGKLFGLPMFAESVALVYNKKLVPTAPTTWNAFLSTAQKNTGNGRFGFLMDLGNAYQNYGFISAYGGYVFKNSGGTLNTKDVGLANAGADKAAGFMNDLRYKYNLVPEGVDGGAAKSAFVDGRLAMLLTGPWDMSDIKKAGINYGIATFPTPPGASGKWSPFVGVQGAMLSAYSKNKAVAAQFARSIVTGDAQVAFNKAGGRIPVSLSARTKLKSDPVVAGFSKTISAGTPMPNVVEMGAVWGPWTNAVAQSVQRPNQNYTQILDKAVQEINSAIK
- a CDS encoding ABC transporter permease subunit, which gives rise to MTATLPRSPRSAAPPDGARGFLLAILVLLVLLGGAVLVGWLLSGLTARALPEAPPYLILVYTLGALILGMPVVARLFPWMVNWYYLVPALVFLAAFTVLPIVLTVNYAFTNYSGQNSGNPDSGVRTEVALSADRRTVELAELPEGDNVAEYLRCAAPNCAGDTLVLYDEDASVPVRAEIARAGGTTVTLAAPVAASFQPVSATRLNRYEYVGLANFREIFARASSALWPVFLWTLVFAFSTVVINAIAGLILGILLYNKRLKGRNIYRTLLFLPWAIPAVISVQMWGALLNQQFGIVNKSLGLLGLAAVPWLTDPLWAKISVILVNLWLGFPYMMTATISALATINDDLYEAASIDGASRWQQIQAITLPLLRNSFTPILLSGFAFNFNNFGVIYLLTTTAPGGPGGPPVEGQDAIAGATDILLTWGYKTAFASQGGQNYALASAIALIIFFLTLAISLVNFRAAGVFKEARR
- a CDS encoding sugar ABC transporter permease translates to MTTAPQPPRSGTQALPPGGYVHREPGPLRRALPWLGLAALAVGFVVLGYFLVQSMQGRQRSFSIYYVEQGWLRFLLFLLAASGVLALTSLIGQRLGQARTGRKISYAAVLGDQLTHLFLILVVLVAVYPLVYVLIAAFDPRNSLFAFPDFENPNILYRSGLLPNLDVLSLENFTRLFAGLTVPGWQVALAALGGAALAALLLLALVARLGRESAGLARARGWAMGLLIAAVALLVAFVVPAQFTGADNESKFLLSVRNTMLVSGLTGLLAILLSTTAGYAMARLRFSGRFQMLLFFIFIQMFPVFLALVAVYTLMVLLGLTNTFTGLILAYSGGAIAFNTWIFKGYVESLPESLEEAAMVDGATRWQTFLRVVLPLSGGMLAFIFLNQFIGTYAEFILANVLLTGVEKWTVGVMLLSFTQGQFSTKWGVFAAAATLGALPIIALFYGFQRYFVGGTLAGGVKE
- a CDS encoding TrkH family potassium uptake protein, with amino-acid sequence MTRPSRRFWMDRFRPPQLIALSFAAAILIGTLILESPFTHEPGVRVTLLQALFTATSATCVTGLNVLDPGGTFNRAGEWTLLLLIQLGGLGLLTFGTLFASLRGQRVGVEERLRVAQQVNVTEFASVTRVVRGIFAFTLVSELVGTLLLMWRFVPAEGWGKGTFSALFHSVSAFNNAGFGLYPDNLISFAQDPLVLLTTSALFILGGLGYLVLLSLSLYAAAPRRHPLALNTRIIVWTTLGLIAVGAATVTALEWNNPGTLGPLGTAGKLLSGYYQGVSPRTAGFNSVDYGAMLPGSLFVTMLLMFVGGSPGSTAGGIKTTTFYVLLSSVWASVRGQAENNVFGRRIEFDYVLRASVVAALSLVVVTGGVFLLLVTNPQLPFVNLAFEGFSAFGTVGLSMNTTPQLNVAGQLIVIALMYLGRIGPLTFAIAFAQQGRLGVRYPADKSILIG
- a CDS encoding cation:proton antiporter, whose translation is MLTAFAVLLCVTAGLAYLNERFWHFPTTVGVTLAGAVASIGLIALDALGVPGLRGWAAGLLETLDFTDFVLNGILSILLFAGALGLNARQLVRQRVSILTLALLSTLISTGLIGFGAHFLFGLVGLDVPLVWALLFGALISPTDPVAVLDLLKRARVPARIETLIAGESLFNDGVGVVIFLVLAGLAGIGGSHAEPGVVGALTLFVREALGGLLFGGLLGGVGYALLRSIEQHAVEVLLTLALVIGGYVAATALGVSGPLAMVVAGLVISATKDAAFGQETRAHIEGFWETVDQVLNILLFAFIGLDVLLTETTGRQLIASAGLIALALAARWISVALPFALVRARDGYGPYTVRLLTWGGLRGGIAISLALGLPDHPARTHLVTATYAVVLFTIAVQGLTILPLVRRAAQASGEVPAAPGR